The following proteins are co-located in the Acidobacteriota bacterium genome:
- a CDS encoding UbiD family decarboxylase: MSFPDLRSFIDRLRHDGDLVVVEAPVDARLEVPEIHRRVIAGGGPALYFSNVQGADFPLVTNLFGSARRAELAFGPRPLRLIRRLVELAETLLPPTPAKLWGARDVAREALSIGLGKSRRPPVMEVVDRPARLDRLPVLTTWPEDGGPFVTLPLVYTEHPDGKGHNLGMYRLQVHGPATTGMHWQIGKGGGFHYQVAEERGEALPATVFLGGPPALILSAIAPLPENVPELMLASLIAGRRLKRGAGPLGDHPHPLIADAEFALLGRVPQQQRRPEGPFGDHYGYYSLTHDYPVFEVEAVAHRRDAIYPATVVGKPRQEDFFIGDLLQELLSPLFPLVMPAVEDLWSYGETGYHSLAAAVVKDRYGREAMASAFRILGEGQLSLTKFLFVLDRPIDLKDFRAVLTHLLERTRPETDLYVLSNLSMDTLDYTGPRVNEGSKGVWLGLGDPVRELPREYSPQVEPPSEVTGVEVFCPGCLVIGGPPTASDPAAAARLAAHPAFAGWPLLVLTDEPQRAAASPVNFLWTTFTRFEPASDIHAAGVRTVRNHLAYQAPILIDARLDPDFPDELFCDPETAATVERRWSEYFPQGKIEMGDSDRGHLD, translated from the coding sequence ATGTCTTTCCCCGATCTGCGGTCTTTCATCGACCGGCTGCGACACGATGGCGACCTGGTGGTGGTCGAGGCGCCGGTCGATGCCCGTCTGGAAGTGCCGGAAATCCACCGCCGAGTGATCGCCGGCGGCGGACCGGCACTTTACTTCAGCAACGTCCAGGGGGCGGACTTTCCCCTGGTCACGAACCTGTTCGGCAGCGCCCGGCGCGCCGAGCTGGCCTTCGGGCCGCGGCCGCTCCGGCTGATCCGGCGGCTGGTCGAGTTGGCGGAAACCCTCCTGCCGCCCACCCCGGCCAAGCTGTGGGGTGCCCGGGACGTCGCTCGCGAGGCGCTCTCGATCGGCCTCGGCAAGAGCCGCCGGCCGCCGGTGATGGAGGTGGTGGACCGGCCCGCCCGCCTCGACCGCCTGCCGGTGCTGACCACCTGGCCGGAAGATGGTGGACCCTTCGTCACCCTGCCGCTGGTGTATACCGAACATCCCGACGGCAAGGGCCACAACCTCGGCATGTACCGACTGCAGGTCCACGGCCCGGCGACCACCGGCATGCACTGGCAAATCGGCAAGGGTGGCGGCTTCCACTACCAGGTGGCCGAAGAACGCGGCGAGGCTCTGCCGGCGACGGTGTTCTTGGGAGGACCGCCGGCGCTGATCCTGTCGGCTATTGCGCCGCTGCCGGAGAACGTGCCGGAGCTGATGCTCGCGTCGCTCATCGCCGGACGACGCCTGAAGCGCGGCGCCGGACCCTTGGGGGACCATCCACACCCGCTGATCGCCGACGCCGAATTCGCCCTGCTCGGCCGGGTGCCGCAGCAGCAGCGGCGGCCGGAGGGCCCCTTCGGCGACCACTACGGCTACTACTCCCTCACCCACGACTACCCGGTGTTCGAGGTCGAGGCCGTGGCCCACCGGCGCGACGCCATCTATCCGGCGACGGTGGTCGGCAAGCCGCGGCAGGAAGACTTCTTCATTGGCGACCTTCTCCAGGAGCTGCTGTCGCCGCTCTTCCCGCTGGTCATGCCGGCGGTCGAAGACCTGTGGTCCTACGGCGAAACCGGCTACCACTCGCTGGCCGCGGCGGTGGTCAAAGACCGCTACGGCCGGGAAGCGATGGCGAGCGCCTTCCGCATCCTCGGCGAAGGCCAGCTTTCGTTGACCAAATTCCTGTTCGTCCTCGATCGCCCCATCGACCTCAAAGACTTCCGGGCGGTCCTCACCCATCTGCTCGAGCGCACCCGCCCGGAGACGGATCTCTACGTGCTGTCGAACCTCTCCATGGACACCCTCGACTACACCGGCCCGCGGGTGAACGAGGGATCGAAGGGGGTGTGGTTGGGATTGGGCGATCCGGTGCGCGAGCTGCCGCGGGAGTACTCGCCGCAGGTCGAACCGCCGTCGGAGGTCACCGGCGTCGAGGTCTTCTGCCCCGGCTGCCTGGTGATCGGCGGCCCGCCCACCGCCTCGGACCCCGCAGCCGCCGCCCGCCTGGCCGCCCACCCGGCCTTCGCAGGCTGGCCGCTCCTGGTGTTGACGGACGAGCCGCAGCGCGCCGCGGCGAGCCCGGTCAACTTCCTGTGGACCACCTTCACCCGCTTCGAGCCCGCCTCCGACATTCACGCCGCGGGCGTCCGGACGGTGCGCAACCACCTGGCCTACCAGGCGCCGATCCTGATCGACGCCCGTCTCGATCCAGACTTCCCGGACGAACTCTTCTGCGACCCAGAGACCGCCGCCACCGTCGAGCGGAGATGGAGCGAATACTTCCCCCAAGGCAAAATAGAAATGGGCGACTCCGACCGCGGCCACCTGGACTGA